A stretch of DNA from Carya illinoinensis cultivar Pawnee chromosome 12, C.illinoinensisPawnee_v1, whole genome shotgun sequence:
gttcagatcgaaagtaccgatggcgaatctcaacattcccaccgtaccgatgagttTGGAaagatccaaatagtttgtcagcaatatttgatcatcgcaatggaactccaactggcgtgaatctagcccaaaatgatctgcaacacgtggacggttcagatcgaaagtaccgatggcgaatctcaatattcccaccgtaccgatgagtctggaatgatccaaatagtttgtcagcactatttgatcatcacaatggaACTCCAATTGGCGTGGAtatagcccaaaatgatctgcaacacgtggacggttcagatcgaatgtactgatggtgaatctcaacattcccaccgtatggatgagtccggaatgatccaaatagtttgtcaccactatttgatcatcgcgatggaactccaactggcgtagatctaggcCAAAATGATATGCAActatggacggttcagatcaaaaGTATCGATGACAAATATCAATATTctcaccgtacggatgagtccggaatgttccaaatagttagaaagcactatttgatcgtcgaaatcgaactccgaatggcttagatctagcccaacaaagatctgaaaaaacAGACGGACCAGATCATCTGGCGCGTGCAGTGCACGCGCGTCTATGACGTCTGTGGTGCGTGACGTACATGCGCGGAGCACCTTTAGGCGCGTGAGGGAGTGTGGGCGCGTGTCTCCcacgcgtcttcttcctccagccgCGCGTGGGGGCGTGTGTGTGCGTGTTTCccactcgtcttcttcctctagtGCGCATGGGGCACGTGGGTtacagcagatgcacgcgcctaTCTTCTCGGGGTGCGTGTGGGCTCTTCcaacctccgttttcgattctgtTTGCGGCAACAGATTCGTCTCGACgtgaggaacaccctggagttgtcaaaaattgattttgaccaaCTTGAATTTTTAGACAGTTTGAACTAGAGctatgataccaattgttgcgcctCCGGCCAATCCGAAAAtcacagaaaataattttaaagtgattcagcaaattgcctacgtccactggagcttcttttatagaatttgtacaagatttataaaaatctacaaattctcatctATCCCTCACatccctctttctttctcttctctcacTGCCTTTGATCTCTCACTGCAGTGAGGATGACCTTAATGTTCAGCAAATaacctccttttataggaggaGCCATGAGGAACAAACTCCCACAACTTTTGACCAAGAGGGAGGCTTCTTTCGGTGTATAAATTTGCTGCATAAATCGTGTGAGTGATTTGGTGGCTGCAGTTGGTGTCTAATACAACAAAACATCAAACTCTGCATGTGCATCAGCTATACAttatttgcattcacacttaagTTGACTCAACACTAGCTACCACCGCCAATTTATTATGGAAGCCGGCCGCCGGATATAGAATCGAGTTGAGTTGACGTCTGTGCTATCTGTTTcgaaggtttcctgcagaagcAATTGTGTCAAGTAGTTGTTCCGGCGTAGTGTAATTAAGTACTACGTACATGCATGAACAAGTTCCATGCATCTAATATTTGTATTCAACCAGCTTGGTTGATCAAGAAGAGTCCGACTTTTCCCATTTGTCGGGGTTCCATTTCCAAAGCATTAAATGCTCCGATGTTAGATCATGTACTATTTTGTTTTTATCGAGCAAATCTGAATAGAAAtgatacctttttttttaataataaaaataaatttataaattaaggttttttgatgtaaattattaaCTCAATTTTAAACCGATACTATTGATTTCATTTGAAATAAGAGTGGATCCTTATCTTGTTGTTTGAATTGAGTACCCACAACGTATTCGATCGAACTGATCTCCCTTATGCTGCTAATTACTAGTACTGGGTCTCTTTGACTAATATTCTTGCCAAATaacaaggatatatatataactagcaatattaataataaaaggaagaactatatataaatatgacgACAAAGAAGATAATAATTTCTTGGAGGATTGATCATCTCCTGAGCGTTGTTTTTGTTCCACCAATCAATTAAGCATACTGCATCGATCTACATATTTATTTTCGAAGAATAGGTTATTAGTTTTTGAATCCCCGTTTTATTTGGTAAATGACACCAAATCATAGCTAATATTAGGTGTGCTAATAATACATTTGCAAAATGTGTATGTGTTATTGAAGCCTCCGTTAATAACGTTCTTGTAAAAGCTCTAAACATAAGATCATCAgttctttttttggtttctttccttCGTATTCTGAGTTTTAATGCAGTCGAGATCTTTCCATCATGGATCGATGCATGCATGGTTCTTAATTAAACCAGATATCGCTTCTTGAtctaatgcatgcatgcatgcttgcatGCGCAACCCATTAATTcccaaatatacatatatatgctaGCTTTCATAGCAACAGTAATTTAATTTGTTCTCATCGAGCATGTATCCTACAGCCATTTTTAATTATCGTGATCTGTCTCATGATTCTTCGACTCCCTCTGAGCAGATTCCAGCTCTGTGTTTCGTGTTCATAATTGTCGTGTGTGCCACGGGCTTGTCCTTGTTACATTTGGCCAAAATAATTGAGCCCCCGAGAACATTATTGGACCTGAGGAAGCGTGCCCTGGAGAACTTGCCGCCGATCTCAAGCTTTGAACCAAGTGATCTCGATCATCAAAAAGCAGCAAGTTGGAATCAGTACTACTGTGTGATCTGCTTGGAGGATTTCAAACCCCGGGAGCCGTACCAAGTCTTTCCTTATTGCAACCACATCTTCCATTCGCATTGCATCAGACAATGGTTGAACTTCAAATGGACGTGTCCAATATGTCGCACTTGTATCCTAGAAGCACATGATCATTCATGATCACCTGCTGCAATCTGTACGTACGTAGATGCTTGTCATCCATTGGTAGATCATTAATGGTGCTAAGCCGATTCAGAGGCGCTTTCAAATTAAGGAAGCAAGAAGATAAATTGTAAAAGGTGTAAATTAGGATCATGTTAGTTTTGTAAAATACTCATGTTTAAGTAATattcaaaaatgaaaagtttCTCTCAGTGGGTGTACGTGTATTATGATACAATTGAAGTTGTAGACAGATTTGAACATAACGAAGAAAGAGTGGCATTCACGTACGGAAATATATACACAGCTAAGATCAAGACCAGAAACTAACCCGATAAGAtggaaaaaaaccaaaaaatctaGCCTTTGGCGTTGCTTCGACCTTGAGAGCAGGGTTGGGCGCTCGATCTGCTCCTGTTGGTTAATTAAAGAGCGTCGTTACGGAAATTCTCGAGGGCGGAGAGCTTGAAGCTTGAAGCTTGAAGCAGGGTTGGGTTCCTTTCTTTGAAGGTTGGTTTTTCGTTCTTGGTGggttcacttttttaaaagtcCACTCGGGAGAcgtgaataataatattgatatgatcAGCAAGCTAATGTCTGCTTCAGGATCTATCTAACTCGAACCAACCATGCTAATTACAATTCGTTGATCAATATTTTCGTGTTGGTTTCCTTTGTttgaaattgaataaatatcCTGATGGAAAATACTGCCATCGGCAATTTATATTCATGATTTATGTTATGAGTTGTAATACTAAACAGTCCTAGGTAGGGTGTgacacaaatttatttatttatatttcaaaaagaGGGCGTGAGACTTACCCAttctaaaattacaaatattatttatcttgtATTATATACAGGACCTAGCAACAGTTGTAGGGAAACGCTTCTCCATGATTTAATCTCCTAATTGAGTCTGAATGCATGAAAGAGGTTACTAGGTAGGGTAAAACTGATTCATCACAGACAGCACTAGAGTTATGCAGTCATACTCTCAGTGCCTTccactgaaaaaataaatggatcCTTAAAGAACACAAACAGAGAATCATTGAATCTGACCCTTGTTTGAAACAAAGCGCCCAACTACTAAACAAGCATTAATAGCATCGGTTCAATATTACCTGGATGTCAACATCCATTAAGAAAGCGATAAATTACAGGCGCAGTACTGATTCATAGAGATCATACTGCTAGCTGTTAAGtcctaaatataaataataaaatctataaaatcTATCTTTTCTCGTCGACTAAACTTATAAGACAATTGGTGCTTTCAGTATACAATGCTGAAAACTACTTATGAACGTGCACAAAATATGTAAAAAGCCACACGgattgggaattgtttattatttttgttttgaaggtaGAGGGCCAGGCTACTGTTTTGTAGTGTAAATATTTTCTCGGCAAATCAGGCATCACTGATCACTGGCACCTTCTCATATCCTGAATTCCATCCCTCTAGCAAACCACCGAACCGCTGCTGCAGGTAAACGATCAAGGCAAAAACCAAACCAACAAGTGGGATAATCACATCCCAAGCAGTGGAGTAAAAACCAGACGAAGGATCTGCATATATGTATGTCCCAGCATAATCGGGAGCATAGTTGTGGGCCCTGTAAACATCATATGCATGTGGTAGGAACCGGAGAAAAGTGTTTCCAATGTAGAATGAACAACACAGAGCACTCTTTGTTGAGTTCCAGAACATGTTGAGCAGTATTTGAGGCAAGAGAAAACCATCCAAGACCAAACCAGCATAAGATTTCAAGTCCTCCCAAAGAGAATGGGGTCGATGAGTTATAGGGGAAGCAGCAAACATCACAGGGTCATTATCATGATCTTCATCCCACCAGTTCATCGCCACAGCAATCAAGGCGCCCATCACGTATATTGGTAAAGCAAcaaggaaagctttcttctccACAACCCAAGTGCCCCTTTGATTCCCAGTGCTCCCTTTTGTTGACCATGTTTTTTGTAGAAGACGGAATTTTAATAACAAAGCTACCATTCCAGTGATTCTTACAATTACCTCATTTGCTTCGACCCATCCTCTGGTTTCAAGCCACATGTTCCTCCTTGGATTTCTCACGAACAGGGCTTCAAAGTTAAGCACGAGAGGTATTAACTGGCCAAAAGTAAGAATTGATAGCATGAAGGGAATCACATCCGGGTGCCTATTCACATGAAAGATTTGTAGTACCACAAAAACGCATGACAGTGTGCTGGATATAAGTGCCATCATAATCTCCACATCCATCCTCCAAATGGAAGATCCATCCTCGTAAAAATTATATGAACTCGAGTCTAAACGTTCAAAGTAAAGAGGATCAGATTTTTCCCTTGTGCTACTAATGCTTCCCTTGATGTAACCTGCCTTCTTTGA
This window harbors:
- the LOC122289395 gene encoding uncharacterized protein LOC122289395, whose product is MRVLVEFSNDSYGHYYPSFKPETTLVGEGSWDESEHQLCIVACRFLGFNETFANARVGDCSTRLSFRFPAIWSIKDASDIAGQVWTNKTVKELSYFDRIMLRSSRNNRVGVPDLKYEYTKINTAMKLCPKSEKPAKANRERYPSGHSDVMRLYMSVKNSTSTGRIAWGDSVPISIGDQFYSSSEGSVVPAGSSGRGSVNISCSIGLSSTTGISPFNSTSSTSYEVLEILAEGTYDDETGNMCMVGCRNLGSENQIPRPGSWDCEILVKFHFPPVNSKKAGYIKGSISSTREKSDPLYFERLDSSSYNFYEDGSSIWRMDVEIMMALISSTLSCVFVVLQIFHVNRHPDVIPFMLSILTFGQLIPLVLNFEALFVRNPRRNMWLETRGWVEANEVIVRITGMVALLLKFRLLQKTWSTKGSTGNQRGTWVVEKKAFLVALPIYVMGALIAVAMNWWDEDHDNDPVMFAASPITHRPHSLWEDLKSYAGLVLDGFLLPQILLNMFWNSTKSALCCSFYIGNTFLRFLPHAYDVYRAHNYAPDYAGTYIYADPSSGFYSTAWDVIIPLVGLVFALIVYLQQRFGGLLEGWNSGYEKVPVISDA